From a single Papilio machaon chromosome 19, ilPapMach1.1, whole genome shotgun sequence genomic region:
- the LOC106715246 gene encoding putative gamma-glutamylcyclotransferase CG2811 isoform X1 codes for MIVSRFQILFKIPSKSHLHQSRKMSEKVFVYGTLKKNEPNHHWLTDQKNGVSKFIVNGQTCQRYPLIIGTKYNIPFVLYKPGVGYHVQGEVYEVDEKMMSNLDILEDHPNYYIREIDNIDIKKPGTNEKEIIKCWVYFMKNFKEELLFNQMFQNYSSTGSHGLPYLERNNESTIDDLNDDVKAK; via the exons ATGATAGTTTCAAGatttcaaatactttttaaaattccttcCAAAAGCCATTTACATCAGTCCAGGAAG ATGAGTGAAAAAGTATTTGTGTATGGTACACTAAAAAAGAATGAACCAAATCACCATTGGTTAACTGATCAAAAAAATGGTGTTAGCAAATTTATAGTCAATGGACAAACATGTCAGAGATATCCATTGATTATTGgaactaaatataatataccttTTGTACTATATAAACCAGGAGTTGGATATCATGTGCAAg gGGAGGTGTATGAGGTTGATGAAAAAATGATGAGCAATTTGGACATACTTGAAGATCACCCAAATTACTATATAAGAGAGATAGAcaatatagatattaaaaaacc aggtACAAATgagaaagaaataattaagtgTTGGGTCtactttatgaaaaattttaaagaggAACTTCTATTCAAtcaaatgtttcaaaattacTCATCAACAGGAAGTCATGGGCTACCTTACTTGGAAAG aaaTAATGAATCAACAATTGATGATTTGAACGACGATGTAAAAGCAAAGTAA
- the LOC106715246 gene encoding putative gamma-glutamylcyclotransferase CG2811 isoform X2, translated as MIVSRFQILFKIPSKSHLHQSRKMSEKVFVYGTLKKNEPNHHWLTDQKNGVSKFIVNGQTCQRYPLIIGTKYNIPFVLYKPGVGYHVQGEVYEVDEKMMSNLDILEDHPNYYIREIDNIDIKKPNNESTIDDLNDDVKAK; from the exons ATGATAGTTTCAAGatttcaaatactttttaaaattccttcCAAAAGCCATTTACATCAGTCCAGGAAG ATGAGTGAAAAAGTATTTGTGTATGGTACACTAAAAAAGAATGAACCAAATCACCATTGGTTAACTGATCAAAAAAATGGTGTTAGCAAATTTATAGTCAATGGACAAACATGTCAGAGATATCCATTGATTATTGgaactaaatataatataccttTTGTACTATATAAACCAGGAGTTGGATATCATGTGCAAg gGGAGGTGTATGAGGTTGATGAAAAAATGATGAGCAATTTGGACATACTTGAAGATCACCCAAATTACTATATAAGAGAGATAGAcaatatagatattaaaaaacc aaaTAATGAATCAACAATTGATGATTTGAACGACGATGTAAAAGCAAAGTAA
- the LOC106715230 gene encoding G patch domain-containing protein 4 — protein sequence MDFARKQLEKYGWSAGKGLGKHENGISEALKPKLKRSVAGVGHDPAADFTEHWWNDLYNKAAKNLEVENKNGKTRRIKRKNSSDFEITNNTWQIKKNKKGEKSDQGYTDFFVKTAILNNGESKVENVKECDSENEKTVRDVFKMTDEELFAACEGRTAHKGARHGLKALGKLARIEQQEQLLLNQDKYKGYSHTKKDKSIDQEVKINDQIEETNSLDTDSMPVKKKKKKRNKDIEEKESQTNSNEIHAKDDDQLETFKGNEKEMEASYQPADDDNVDVKKKKKRKNYEVQKVVQSKKEKDDDDDDDASDVRVVPGRAKRALYVGGKLSVIKDNQVILIMYVYENK from the exons ATGGACTTTGCAAGAAAGCAGTTGGAAAAGTACGGTTGGAGTGCAG GCAAAGGGCTTGGTAAGCATGAAAATGGAATTTCTGAAGCACTCAAACCAAAGCTAAAGAGGAGTGTAGCAGGAGTTGGACATGATCCGGCAGCTGACTTCACAGAGCATTGGTGGAATGATTTATACAACAAGGCTGCAAAGAACTTGGAG GTTGAGAATAAAAATGGGAAAACCAGAAGAATAAAACGTAAGAATTCATCAGactttgaaataacaaataatacttGGCAgatcaaaaaaaataagaaaggtGAAAAATCTGATCAAGGGTATACTGACTTCTTTGTAAAAACAGCTATTTTGAATAATGGAGAATCGAAagttgaaaatgttaaagaatgTGATtcagaaaatgaaaaaactgTAAGAGATGTTTTCAAAATGACAGATGAAGAGTTATTTGCAGCTTGCGAAGGTAGAACAGCACATAA AGGTGCACGTCATGGACTTAAAGCTCTGGGTAAATTAGCAAGAATAGAGCAACAGGAGCAACTTCTTTTAAatcaagataaatataaaggttATTCCCACACAAAGAAAGATAAAAGTATAGACCAAGAGGTAAAGATCAATGATCAAATTGAGGAAACTAATAGTTTGGATACTGACAGTATGCccgtaaaaaagaaaaagaaaaaacggaACAAAGACATAGAAGAAAAAGAATCCCAAACAAATAGTAATGAAATTCATGCTAAAGATGATGATCAATTAGAAACATTTAAAGgtaatgaaaaagaaatggaAGCATCCTACCAGCCAGCTGATGATGACAATGTAGAtgttaagaaaaagaaaaaaagaaaaaattatgaagtaCAGAAAGTGGTGCAATCAAAAAAAGAGAAagacgatgatgatgatgatgatgctaGTGATGTGA GGGTCGTACCCGGGCGTGCAAAGCGGGCACTGTACGTAGGTGGCAAATTGAGCGTTATTAAAGATAATCAAGTAATTCTCATAATGTACGTGTATGAaaataagtaa
- the LOC106715249 gene encoding pituitary homeobox 2 has product MSSEISDAMEVEEIKTPDPKIEKAETKLTFSIDNLLADKFEKRIEEDRKKSEEEVSSGACENESVIFYKDLCNREQTYDSEDEDKASDSSEQVDVESSTAGDCLDFADVKSPDYQQPGPSSSRGKRARTAFSAQQIKSLEAEFEKNRYLSVAARGRLARQLRLTETQIKIWFQNRRTKWKRKYTNDVELLAQQYYSSLGIVTPRPMFVGDRLWIFNYPNRVPTTHQPFLKSLNNIGNMNNNGQFDRNLFRTIPKPDVPSFLVPPAPATYPNERLFLNMERNLNVANNLKIHAQNRLVPIPREAYSNISSVQRNIDVYKNNILNHNNSPQEANVDHLRRLEENFSI; this is encoded by the exons ATGTCTTCCGAAATAAGTGATGCAATGGAAGTAGAAGAAATTAAGACACCAGAtcctaaaatagaaaaagcgGAAACTAAACTTACATTTTCGATTGACAATTTACTGGCTGATAAATTTGAAAAGCGCATTGAagaagatagaaaaaaatcgGAAGAAGAAGTTAGTAGCGGCGCGTGCGAAAACGAATcagtgattttttataaagatttgtGTAATCGAGAACAGACTTATGATTCAGAAGACGAGGACAAAGCTAGCGATAGTTCTGAGCAGGTAGACGTGGAAAGTTCGACCGCAGGCGACTGTCTAGACTTCGCGGATGTCAAGTCTCCTGATTATCAACAACCAG GACCGTCATCATCTCGTGGTAAAAGAGCTCGAACTGCATTCAGCGCTCAACAAATCAAGAGTTTGGAGGCGGAGTTCGAGAAGAATCGATATCTTTCCGTCGCGGCTAGAGGCAGGCTCGCCAGGCAATTGAGGCTCACAGAAACACAG ataaaaatatgGTTTCAAAATCGACGCACAAAATGGAAGAGGAAATATACGAACGATGTTGAACTTCTCGCTCAACAGTATTATAGTAGCTTAGGTATAGTGACACCGAGACCAATGTTCGTCGGCGATCGTCTTTGGATTTTCAACTACCCAAATCGAGTGCCAACCACCCATCaaccatttttaaaatcattaaataacatcggcaatatgaataataatggTCAATTCGACAGAAATCTTTTTCGAACCATACCAAAACCCGATGTGCCGTCGTTTTTAGTACCCCCTGCGCCGGCAACTTATCCGAACGAAAGACTTTTTTTGAATATGGaacgtaatttaaatgtagCAAATAATCTCAAAATCCACGCGCAAAATAGATTGGTTCCGATACCCAGAGAAGCTTATAGTAATATAAGTTCGGTCCAAAGAAATAtagatgtttataaaaacaacattttgaaCCACAACAATTCGCCTCAGGAAGCAAACGTTGATCATTTGAGAAGACTGGAAgaaaattttagtatataa
- the LOC106715225 gene encoding alpha-1,3-mannosyl-glycoprotein 2-beta-N-acetylglucosaminyltransferase: MFKMRKNVRRLTIITVALVTTWFLVSHLSLLDVPTSAPPQHKVVDLEDRLVKLQVKMDQQLSDSNNLLAKVKQHLKKNAHREVKEMMENDIDIEGASNPILPVLVIACDRITVKRCLDSLVKFRPSKETFPIIISQDCGHNATYQVIKSFTEMDPTITVVQQPDRSEIQLPRAKVKFRGYYKIARHYRFALNHVFNTLGHKAVIIVEDDLDISPDFFEYFLGTYPLLLKDPSIWCVSAWNDNGKREVIDMSRPELLHRTDFFPGLGWILRKDTWAQLEPKWPEAFFDDWLRDPKNTDGRACIRPEISRTYSFGKVGVSKGLFFDMHLRYMHLNTEFVEFTKLNLTYLLKDVYDETLMSSVYGLSEMTAEEVISSAGLEPVRVPYSNAKTYQKAAKKLGLMEDFRSGIPRTAYMGIVTCFIRGRRVYLAPDYPWTKYDPAWG; encoded by the exons aTGTTCAAAATGCGTAAGAACGTACGAAGATTGACAATCATAACTGTTGCTCTAGTCACGACATGGTTCTTAGTATCTCACTTATCACTATTAGATGTCCCGACGTCAGCACCGCCACAACATAAAGTAGTAGATCTTGAAGATCGACTAGTTAAACTTCAGGTTAAAATGGATCAGCAATTATCTGATAGTAACAATTTGTTGGCTAAAGTGAAACagcatttaaagaaaaatgcaCACAGAGAAGTTAAGGAAATGATGGAGAATGATATAGATATTGAAG GTGCTTCGAATCCTATTCTGCCAGTACTCGTAATCGCATGCGATAGGATCACAGTGAAGCGTTGTCTAGACAGCTTAGTCAAGTTTAGACCCAGCAAGGAGACCTTCCCCATCATAATCAGTCAA GATTGTGGGCACAACGCAACGTACCAAGTGATAAAGAGCTTCACTGAGATGGACCCCACCATCACAGTGGTGCAGCAGCCAGACCGCTCAGAGATACAGCTGCCGAGGGCCAAGGTTAAGTTCCGAGGGTACTACAAGATCGCCCGACATTACCGTTTCGCACTCAACCATGTATTTAATACCTTGGGACACAAAGCTGTTATTATTGTTGAAG ATGACTTAGATATATCGCCAGAtttctttgaatatttcttGGGCACGTATCCTCTTCTTCTGAAAGATCCAAGTATATG GTGCGTGTCAGCTTGGAACGACAACGGCAAACGTGAAGTGATAGACATGTCGCGTCCGGAACTTCTACATCGTACAGACTTCTTCCCCGGCCTCGGGTGGATCCTGCGTAAAGACACCTGGGCACAACTAGAACCCAAATGGCCAGAAGC atTCTTCGATGACTGGCTGCGTGATCCAAAGAATACAGACGGTCGAGCCTGCATCAGACCAGAGATATCTCGCACCTATTCATTTGGAAAG GTGGGAGTGAGCAAGGGTCTGTTCTTCGACATGCATCTCCGATACATGCACCTTAACACTGAATTTGTCGAATTCACTAAACTCAACCTCACATATTTGCTCAAG gaCGTGTACGACGAGACATTGATGTCTTCTGTGTACGGTTTGTCTGAGATGACGGCTGAGGAGGTGATATCTAGCGCTGGCTTGGAGCCGGTCAGAGTGCCATACTCCAATGCCAAGACTTACCAGAAGGCTGCCAAGAAACTCGGCCTTATGGAGGACTTTAGA AGCGGTATACCCCGTACGGCGTACATGGGTATTGTAACCTGCTTCATCCGCGGTCGCCGGGTCTACCTCGCACCCGACTACCCCTGGACCAAATACGACCCTGCGTGGGGGTAG
- the LOC106715266 gene encoding adenosine 5'-monophosphoramidase HINT1-like, with amino-acid sequence MFKNHNVYDGTRNIIYEDDESIVIEEKLNSQGPLHLVIPKKNISVLSNALTDDKKLLGHLILVANKVAIRRGFEGNSYQITINENPKSGKLKSIHIISKVSKEILWPITPNSRL; translated from the exons atgtttaaaaatcacAATGTATATGATGGAACCAGGAATATAATTTACGAAGACGATGAG aGTATCGTTATAGAGGAAAAACTAAATTCCCAAGGACCACTTCATCTAGTGATCCCTAAAAAGAATATATCTGTATTATCTAATGCGCTGACAGATGATAAGAAACTTTTAG GGCATCTTATTCTCGTAGCAAATAAAGTTGCTATACGAAGAGGTTTCGAGGGAAACTCTTATCAGATCACGATAAATGAAAATCCAAAATCTGGAAAGTTAAAATCTATTCATATAATTAGTAAAGTTTCTAAAGAAATTCTGTGGCCAATAACGCCAAACTCCAGAttgtga
- the LOC106715254 gene encoding adenosine 5'-monophosphoramidase HINT1, which translates to MASEVELAQSALPGGDTIFGKILRKEIPAKFVYEDDQCVAFHDVNPQAPTHILVIPRKPIPQLSKASDEDEQLLGHLMIAARKIAAQEGLGESGFRIVINDGKNGAQSVYHLHLHILGGRQLRWPPG; encoded by the exons atggCAAGTGAGGTGGAATTAGCTCAGTCCGCTCTTCCAGGAGGCGATACTATCTTTGGCAAGAtattaagaaaagaaatacCTGCCAAATTTGTCTACGAAGATGATcaa TGTGTAGCATTTCATGATGTGAACCCTCAAGCGCCTACTCACATCTTGGTGATTCCTAGAAAACCAATACCTCAACTGTCCAAAGCTTCTGATGAAGATGAGCAACTTCTAg GTCATCTTATGATTGCTGCTCGCAAAATTGCTGCTCAAGAAGGGCTTGGTGAAAGTGGTTTCCGAATTGTTATCAATGATGGGAAGAATGGTGCTCAGAGCGTCTACCATCTCCATCTTCATATCTTGGGAGGAAGGCAATTGCGCTGGCCTCCTGGTTAA
- the LOC106715247 gene encoding translin: protein MSGNLVINNIFSEFQKSLDEEQEIREVIRNICKDVDSIYRAVTTILQVIHYNEDGIAPACLQAREMFEKARAGYAKLKDAVPPTDYYKYQDHWRFMTQRFCYLISLTIWLEKGIMASHETVAEILGISAIEEKEGFHLDIEDYLVGLLNLCSELSRLAVNSVTRGDYNRPLQISKFVMELNAGFRLLNLKNDHLRKRFDALKYDVKKIEEVVYDLSIRGLLPKTEPEEVVAEA from the exons ATGAGCGGAAATCttgtaattaacaatatatttagtgAATTTCAAAAAAGTCTCGATGAAGAACAAGAAATACGCGAG GTTATCCGCAACATCTGTAAAGATGTTGATTCCATATATCGCGCTGTAACAACTATACTTCAAGTAATTCATTACAATGAGGATGGCA TTGCTCCAGCTTGTCTTCAAGCGAGGGAGATGTTTGAGAAGGCCAGGGCTGGATATGCCAAGCTGAAGGATGCTGTACCACCCACTGATTACTACAA ATACCAGGATCATTGGAGGTTCATGACTCAACGCTTTTGCTATTTGATCTCTCTAACAATTTGGCTTGAGAAAGGGATAATGGCCTCACATGAAACAGTAGCCGAGATACTTGGTA tcagTGCaatagaagaaaaagaagGTTTTCATCTTGACATTGAAGACTATTTGGTTGGACTTTTGAATTTGTGTTCCGAATtg TCACGACTTGCTGTGAACTCTGTCACTCGTGGTGACTACAACAGACCACTGCAAATATCCAAATTTGTGATGGAACTTAATGCAGGCTTCAG gTTACTGAATCTCAAGAATGACCATTTGCGGAAGCGATTCGACGCTCTGAAGTATGATGTGAAGAAAATAGAGGAAGTGGTATATGACCTGAGCATACGCGGCCTCCTGCCTAAGACTGAGCCTGAAGAAGTTGTTGCAGAAgcttag
- the LOC123722071 gene encoding uncharacterized protein LOC123722071, giving the protein MNNLSQIYGKGVNNTVFQDTLLQGNKQIVKETITRKDEKNTDIITIDLTEENVQTEENLEDYIEDERKNINENENKEAIEENQEKHCFTESEDILKIIDDLEQFIKIEEKPLNEEHNQKRNRSDSNDSQLQNTKKIKRPSIKCYKQIEITPNNSIETMDYNLAGIVQSLISNAIDRTDCLPLLQCIGIVNEKLLYICYNENSYTWLKTVLNDQFEVLDAEVNLEGRRKLKINLKTYIYDDTSKILNRLKMYNSYLDVDSWKIHKTFVSVDETFLWVEVDEEDYNVISRNDFSLFAGIDKATFSVVWE; this is encoded by the exons atgaataatttatcacaaatatatGGAAAAGGTGTTAATAATACGGTTTTTCAAGACACGTTGTTACAaggaaataaacaaatagtaaAAGAAACCATAACCCGTAAAGATGAAAAGAACACAGATATAATTACAATTGATTTAACAGAAGAAAATGTACAAAcagaagaa AACTTAGAAGATTATATTGaagatgaaagaaaaaatatcaatgaaaACGAGAATAAAGAAGCAATAGAGGAAAATcaagaaaaacattgttttactgaaagtgaagatattttaaaaataatagatgaTTTAgagcaatttattaaaatagaagaaAAACCCCTCAACGAAGAACATAATCAGAAAAGAAATCGTTCAGATTCCAATGACTCacaattacaaaatacaaagaaaattaaacgtccttctataaaatgttataaacaaattgaaataacaCCAAATAATTCAATCGAAACTATGGATTATAATTTAGCAGGAATTGTACAAAGTCTTATATCTAATGCTATAGATAGAACTGACTGTTTGCCTTTGTTACAGTGCATCGgtattgttaatgaaaaattattatacatttgcTACAACGAAAACTCGTATACATGGCTTAAAACAGTATTAAATGATCAATTCGAAGTTTTAGATGCTGAAGTTAATTTAGAGGGTAgacgtaaattaaaaataaatttaaaaacatatatctatGATGATACatcgaaaatattaaatagattaaaaatgtataattcatATTTAGATGTTGATAGTTGGAAGATACATAAGACATTTGTTTCTGTAGATGAAACATTTCTATGGGTGGAAGTGGACGAGGAagattataatgttataagtcgaaatgatttttcattatttgctGGAATCGATAAAGCTACATTCAGTGTTGTATgggaataa